From Candidatus Doudnabacteria bacterium, a single genomic window includes:
- the dnaK gene encoding molecular chaperone DnaK, which produces MPKIIGIDLGTSNSAAAVMEAGKPVIIPSAEGQTMAGKAFPSYVAFTKDGQLLVGEPARRQAVTNPEGTAFEFKRKMGTNFKYKLQGKEYAPEQLSAFLLQKIKKDAEAYLGEPVAKAVITVPAYFDDSQRQATKNAGEIAGLEVVRVINEPTAAAFAYGLDKTGKDQKILVFDLGGGTLDVTIMDFGESEGQATFEVLSTSGDTQLGGKDMDQALIDFVVSEFKRETGLDLTADKMAMNRVREAVEKAKIELSTTLETDLNLPFISADAQGPKHLNMKLTRSKLEELVKPIVARMKHPVEQALTDAKLTPNDIAKIILVGGPTRMPVVAKFVEEYIGKQVERGIDPMEAVAKGAAVQAGVLSGDVAGKEILLLDVTPLTLGLETLGGVATPLIERNTTIPTSKTQTFSTAADNQTSVEINVVQGERPLASANKSLGRFHLDGLPPAPRGVPQVEVTFDIDANGILKVTAKDKASGKSQNITITGSSNLSKDEVERMKKEAEAHAEEDKKNREVIETRNQADTLISVSERTLKDAGDKVPEADKKDVTDKIEALKGVKDKPELDPIKKAMDELSASIQKVGAAMYQQTPPQQPGSPTDSEPNPDQGAEGSVDAEFKDVSKDKK; this is translated from the coding sequence ATGCCGAAAATTATAGGAATAGATTTAGGAACATCAAATAGTGCCGCGGCGGTGATGGAAGCGGGCAAGCCCGTCATCATCCCATCTGCCGAAGGCCAGACCATGGCCGGCAAAGCCTTCCCGTCTTATGTTGCGTTTACCAAAGACGGCCAGCTTTTGGTCGGGGAACCGGCCAGACGACAGGCCGTAACGAACCCCGAGGGCACGGCGTTTGAATTCAAGCGCAAAATGGGCACGAACTTTAAGTATAAACTGCAAGGAAAAGAATATGCACCGGAACAGCTATCCGCATTTCTTCTGCAGAAGATAAAAAAAGATGCGGAAGCATACTTGGGCGAGCCGGTGGCCAAAGCCGTGATCACAGTTCCCGCCTACTTTGACGACAGCCAAAGGCAGGCCACGAAAAACGCCGGCGAGATCGCAGGTCTGGAAGTTGTACGCGTGATCAATGAGCCGACAGCGGCTGCGTTTGCTTACGGTTTGGATAAAACAGGCAAAGACCAGAAAATTTTAGTATTTGACTTGGGCGGCGGCACTCTGGATGTGACCATCATGGACTTCGGCGAGTCCGAAGGTCAGGCAACGTTTGAAGTTTTGTCCACCTCGGGCGACACGCAGCTCGGCGGCAAGGACATGGACCAGGCTTTGATAGACTTTGTAGTTTCGGAATTCAAACGCGAGACCGGACTGGACCTCACCGCAGATAAAATGGCCATGAACCGCGTGCGTGAGGCGGTTGAGAAAGCCAAAATTGAACTTTCAACCACTCTAGAAACTGATCTTAACCTGCCGTTCATCTCAGCCGATGCCCAGGGCCCCAAGCATTTGAACATGAAACTGACCCGGTCCAAGCTTGAGGAACTGGTAAAGCCGATAGTGGCGCGAATGAAGCATCCCGTGGAGCAGGCTCTGACCGATGCCAAGCTGACACCGAATGATATTGCCAAAATTATTCTGGTCGGCGGCCCTACGCGCATGCCGGTCGTGGCCAAGTTCGTGGAAGAGTACATCGGCAAGCAGGTAGAAAGGGGCATTGACCCTATGGAAGCAGTAGCCAAAGGCGCTGCAGTGCAAGCCGGAGTTTTGTCCGGCGATGTTGCCGGTAAAGAAATTCTTTTGCTGGATGTCACGCCTCTGACCCTGGGCCTGGAAACATTGGGTGGCGTGGCCACGCCTTTGATAGAACGAAATACTACTATCCCAACTTCCAAAACGCAGACCTTCTCTACCGCGGCTGATAATCAGACCTCGGTTGAGATAAATGTGGTGCAGGGCGAACGGCCGCTGGCCTCGGCCAATAAATCTTTGGGCCGGTTTCATCTGGATGGCCTGCCGCCAGCTCCCCGGGGAGTGCCGCAGGTGGAAGTTACATTTGATATTGACGCCAACGGGATTCTGAAAGTCACGGCCAAAGACAAAGCATCTGGCAAATCGCAGAACATCACTATCACAGGTTCATCGAATCTTTCCAAAGACGAAGTGGAGCGCATGAAAAAGGAAGCGGAAGCCCACGCGGAAGAGGATAAGAAGAATCGTGAAGTGATAGAAACCCGCAATCAAGCTGATACTTTAATTTCCGTTTCGGAACGCACCCTGAAAGATGCCGGCGATAAAGTGCCGGAGGCTGACAAAAAAGACGTCACGGATAAAATTGAGGCTTTGAAAGGCGTGAAGGACAAACCGGAATTGGATCCGATCAAAAAAGCCATGGATGAACTGTCGGCAAGCATTCAGAAAGTCGGCGCAGCCATGTATCAGCAGACACCTCCGCAACAGCCTGGTTCACCGACAGATTCGGAGCCTAATCCCGACCAAGGCGCAGAAGGATCCGTTGATGCAGAATTTAAGGATGTAAGTAAGGATAAAAAATAA
- a CDS encoding nucleotide exchange factor GrpE — protein sequence MSDEPEILSPEDQIAQLTANWKRTAADFENYKKRKEAESKELFEFAKEMAVIRLMPSLQSLEQVLFYAPDDEKYKDWLTGLKATIQQLEKSMEELGVVKIKTVGEQFDHEIHEAVEEIEGQPPGRIVKELQPGFTLNNKVIIPAKVAVGK from the coding sequence ATGTCAGATGAACCAGAGATTTTAAGTCCGGAAGACCAGATCGCCCAATTGACCGCCAACTGGAAGCGGACAGCGGCGGACTTTGAGAATTATAAGAAGCGCAAGGAAGCGGAATCCAAAGAACTGTTTGAGTTTGCCAAGGAAATGGCAGTCATAAGGCTGATGCCTTCTCTGCAAAGCCTGGAACAAGTTCTGTTTTATGCGCCGGATGATGAGAAGTATAAAGATTGGCTCACAGGACTGAAAGCCACAATACAGCAATTGGAAAAATCCATGGAAGAGCTGGGAGTTGTGAAGATAAAAACAGTAGGCGAGCAGTTTGATCACGAAATACATGAAGCAGTGGAAGAAATTGAAGGCCAGCCCCCTGGGAGAATCGTAAAAGAATTACAACCCGGATTTACATTAAATAATAAAGTAATAATTCCCGCCAAGGTCGCTGTGGGAAAATAA
- a CDS encoding DeoR family transcriptional regulator — MELRHQKILAAIVKEYSETANPVGSKEIVERYGLKVSSATIRNDMSELEKAGFIMQPHKSAGRVPTDKGYRFFVNELMRRFELSEKERKMLKSELMKLSAAHEQLGRSISNLLAQVSGQAAFALLPNQSSATGLSHIIGDPEFSDPKTMKQVAQLLENIDQTANKLVKKSEVTAEAIIGGESPVPVPKNLSLVVSNVNMPGGKKGVIGIIGPKRMSYAKNLSIINYLAKIISGAAVIILITYVR; from the coding sequence ATGGAATTACGTCATCAAAAGATATTAGCCGCGATAGTTAAGGAATACTCGGAAACCGCCAATCCGGTGGGGTCCAAGGAGATCGTGGAGCGCTATGGCCTCAAGGTCAGCTCTGCTACTATCCGCAATGATATGAGCGAGCTGGAAAAAGCAGGCTTTATCATGCAGCCCCATAAATCCGCAGGACGGGTACCTACGGATAAAGGCTACCGGTTCTTTGTGAACGAACTGATGCGCAGGTTTGAGCTATCGGAAAAAGAGCGGAAAATGCTGAAAAGCGAACTGATGAAACTTTCTGCGGCCCACGAACAGTTGGGCCGGTCTATTTCCAATCTTTTGGCCCAGGTTTCCGGGCAAGCCGCCTTTGCGCTTTTGCCAAACCAGTCATCCGCCACGGGTCTGTCGCATATTATCGGGGATCCGGAATTCAGCGACCCTAAGACCATGAAGCAGGTAGCCCAGCTTTTGGAAAACATTGATCAGACAGCAAACAAGCTGGTGAAAAAATCAGAAGTTACGGCTGAAGCCATCATCGGCGGCGAATCGCCTGTGCCGGTGCCGAAGAATTTGAGCCTTGTGGTTTCCAATGTCAACATGCCGGGCGGCAAAAAAGGCGTGATCGGCATCATCGGGCCGAAACGCATGTCTTATGCCAAGAATCTGTCTATCATTAATTATTTGGCGAAAATAATTTCAGGTGCAGCAGTAATTATATTGATAACTTATGTCAGATGA
- the uvrA gene encoding excinuclease ABC subunit UvrA, with amino-acid sequence MQEKIVIRGARVHNLKNISLDIPRNKLVVITGLSGSGKSSLAFDTIYAEGQRRYVESLSAYARQFLGLMDKPDVDKIEGLSPAISIDQKSASHNPRSTVGTVTEIYDYLRLLFARVGVPHCPVCGRLITGQSVTQMVDQIMSWPPGTKFAILAPLVKDMKGEHKHLLEEAKKTGYQRVRFDGTIMDLSEALQLNVDKKKKHTIDVVVDRIVLDSGDRPRLADSLETALDLGNDTVIILRDEKEEILLSSNFACPEGHMNLPELNPRNFSFNSPHGACPDCTGLGTRLEIEAELVIPNPKLTLAEGAIRPWSKTTSRLSWYSRVLEAIAEEYGFSVHVPVKDLQKKSLDIILYGTADRKIKIEDESGYERFTTFEGVIPNLERKYKETDSDYMRGEIEQYMRIRKCPTCKGKRLRPEFLAVTIDGKSIVDVSNFDIDEAVKFTENLPKKLGEKDLKIAHQIFKEIVARLKFLQDVGLDYLTLDRSADTLSGGEAQRIRLATQIGSGLTGVLYILDEPSIGLHQRDNARLLKTLKNLRDLGNTVIVVEHDEETIWESDWVVDIGPGAGKHGGEVVSEGTPAQVAKDKNSLTGRYLAGTELVAVPTARKKGNGKTLKIIGASEFNLKNIDVEIPLGKFVCLTGVSGSGKSTLLNEILAKALSAYFYNAKESPGEHKKLLGIENIDKVINIDQSPIGRTPRSNPATYTGVFTYIRDLFASTQEARMRGYKAGRFSFNVKGGRCEVCGGDGVIKIEMHFLPDVYVACEECKGKRYNKEALDIHYKSKNISEVLEMTVDEAHVFFRAVPLIARKLETLSLVGLGYMHLGQQATTLSGGEAQRIKLSSELSRASTGRTLYILDEPTTGLHFDDVKRLMGVLARLVEKGNTVLVIEHNLDVIKSADWVIDLGPEGGNKGGEVVAMGTPEDVAKVKKSYTGQYLAKVLKQVKEKVK; translated from the coding sequence ATGCAGGAAAAAATCGTTATCCGCGGCGCCCGGGTCCATAATTTAAAAAATATCAGCCTGGATATTCCCAGAAACAAACTCGTGGTCATCACGGGTCTTTCGGGTTCGGGAAAATCATCTCTGGCCTTTGATACCATCTATGCGGAAGGCCAGAGGCGGTATGTGGAATCCTTGTCCGCGTATGCTAGGCAGTTCTTGGGCCTGATGGACAAGCCGGATGTGGATAAAATAGAAGGATTGTCACCGGCAATTTCCATTGACCAGAAATCCGCATCGCATAACCCTCGGTCTACCGTGGGAACCGTGACCGAGATCTATGATTATCTGCGGTTATTGTTTGCGCGTGTGGGCGTGCCGCATTGTCCGGTTTGCGGCCGACTCATTACCGGCCAGTCAGTGACGCAGATGGTGGACCAGATCATGAGCTGGCCTCCCGGCACAAAGTTTGCGATCCTGGCTCCGCTGGTCAAAGATATGAAGGGCGAACATAAGCATCTTTTGGAAGAAGCGAAAAAGACCGGATACCAGCGCGTGCGGTTTGACGGCACCATCATGGACCTGTCGGAAGCTTTGCAGCTGAATGTGGACAAAAAAAAGAAGCACACGATCGATGTGGTAGTGGACCGCATCGTTCTGGACAGCGGGGACCGCCCGAGGCTTGCTGATTCTCTGGAAACCGCGCTTGATCTGGGCAACGATACCGTGATCATTCTCCGGGATGAAAAAGAAGAGATCCTGCTGTCTTCCAATTTTGCCTGTCCGGAAGGGCATATGAACCTGCCGGAACTGAACCCGCGCAATTTTTCATTTAATTCGCCTCACGGCGCCTGTCCCGACTGCACGGGCCTTGGTACGCGGCTTGAAATAGAGGCGGAACTGGTCATCCCCAATCCGAAATTGACACTGGCAGAAGGCGCTATCCGGCCGTGGAGCAAAACAACTTCCAGGCTCTCATGGTATTCGCGAGTGCTTGAGGCAATTGCAGAAGAATACGGTTTTTCAGTGCACGTACCGGTAAAAGACCTGCAAAAGAAATCTTTGGACATAATTTTGTACGGCACAGCTGATCGCAAAATTAAAATAGAAGATGAATCAGGCTACGAGCGGTTTACCACATTTGAAGGCGTGATCCCGAACCTGGAGCGCAAGTATAAAGAAACCGATTCGGATTACATGCGCGGAGAGATAGAGCAGTACATGCGCATCCGCAAATGCCCTACCTGCAAAGGCAAAAGATTGCGGCCCGAGTTTTTGGCCGTGACCATTGACGGCAAATCCATCGTGGATGTGTCTAATTTTGATATTGATGAAGCTGTGAAATTTACTGAAAACTTGCCGAAGAAACTGGGCGAGAAAGATCTGAAGATCGCTCATCAGATCTTCAAGGAAATCGTGGCGAGGTTGAAATTTTTGCAGGACGTCGGGCTGGATTATCTGACATTGGACCGCAGCGCGGATACTTTGTCGGGCGGGGAAGCCCAAAGAATTCGTCTAGCCACGCAGATCGGTTCCGGTCTGACGGGCGTGCTGTATATTTTGGACGAGCCGTCGATCGGTCTGCATCAGCGCGACAATGCGAGACTGCTGAAAACATTGAAAAATCTGCGCGACCTGGGCAACACCGTGATCGTGGTGGAGCATGACGAGGAAACCATCTGGGAATCCGACTGGGTCGTGGACATAGGTCCCGGAGCCGGCAAGCACGGCGGGGAAGTCGTGTCTGAAGGAACTCCGGCGCAGGTGGCAAAAGATAAGAATTCCCTGACCGGCAGGTACTTGGCCGGCACGGAATTGGTCGCGGTCCCGACAGCGCGCAAAAAAGGCAATGGCAAGACATTGAAAATAATCGGCGCTTCGGAATTCAATCTGAAAAACATTGATGTGGAGATTCCGCTGGGCAAATTTGTCTGTCTGACCGGAGTTTCCGGTTCGGGTAAGTCCACCCTGCTCAACGAGATCCTGGCCAAAGCCTTGTCCGCCTATTTTTACAATGCCAAAGAATCCCCGGGCGAGCACAAGAAACTTTTGGGCATTGAAAATATAGACAAGGTCATTAACATTGACCAGTCGCCGATCGGGAGGACCCCGAGATCCAATCCCGCAACATACACCGGCGTGTTTACATATATCAGGGATCTGTTCGCCTCAACCCAGGAAGCCAGGATGCGCGGCTACAAAGCCGGCCGGTTCAGTTTCAATGTCAAAGGCGGCAGATGCGAGGTTTGCGGCGGCGACGGCGTGATAAAAATTGAAATGCATTTTTTGCCGGACGTATATGTGGCGTGCGAGGAATGCAAAGGCAAGCGCTACAATAAGGAAGCTCTGGATATCCATTATAAAAGCAAGAATATTTCCGAGGTTCTGGAAATGACAGTGGATGAAGCGCACGTCTTCTTCCGCGCGGTTCCCCTGATCGCGCGCAAACTGGAGACCTTATCTTTGGTGGGCTTGGGCTACATGCATTTGGGCCAGCAGGCCACGACTTTGTCCGGCGGGGAAGCCCAGCGCATCAAATTATCTTCAGAATTATCCCGCGCCTCAACCGGCCGAACTCTTTATATTTTGGACGAGCCCACGACCGGTCTGCACTTTGACGATGTGAAAAGGCTGATGGGCGTCTTGGCTCGCCTGGTGGAAAAAGGAAATACTGTTCTGGTTATTGAACATAACTTGGACGTCATCAAATCCGCGGACTGGGTCATCGACCTTGGACCGGAAGGCGGGAACAAGGGCGGGGAAGTTGTGGCCATGGGGACGCCGGAAGACGTGGCGAAAGTTAAGAAAAGCTACACCGGCCAATATTTGGCAAAGGTGTTGAAACAAGTAAAAGAAAAAGTGAAGTAA
- a CDS encoding DUF5671 domain-containing protein: MTESIAPKSTPRDVFLHLLAIVTLYGSAISFITLAFQLINTWYPDVLNYSYGSVQTIRWSASMLIVMFPVYVWIMWLINRDFAKDPIRHEIRVRKWLGYLTLFLSAITIIIDIVTLVYNLSGGELTVRFILKILIVLLVAGLIFFYYLKDLRKKDEGAAV, translated from the coding sequence ATGACCGAATCCATTGCTCCAAAAAGCACGCCCAGAGATGTATTTTTGCACCTTTTGGCGATCGTAACTTTGTACGGCAGTGCCATAAGCTTTATTACTTTGGCTTTCCAGTTAATTAACACCTGGTACCCGGATGTGCTGAACTACAGTTACGGATCGGTCCAAACTATCCGCTGGTCAGCCTCGATGCTGATCGTGATGTTTCCGGTTTATGTCTGGATAATGTGGCTGATCAACCGCGACTTTGCCAAAGACCCGATTCGGCATGAGATCCGCGTACGCAAGTGGCTTGGGTATTTAACATTATTTCTTTCTGCGATCACAATAATCATTGATATCGTCACACTGGTTTATAATCTTTCAGGCGGAGAATTGACTGTAAGATTTATCTTAAAGATTTTAATTGTTCTTCTGGTAGCCGGTTTGATTTTCTTTTACTACCTCAAGGATTTGCGCAAGAAAGATGAAGGAGCCGCAGTATGA